Proteins found in one Alphaproteobacteria bacterium genomic segment:
- a CDS encoding AraC family ligand binding domain-containing protein: MSGIQAFSRKDQTIDNARPVFTVPVINAGNSGGIGGGFCHFRKCEMEHTVKGYNEILYIISGKMSLRQGDKRWNVGPGDILWIPKDTKFVYEAGDEMCVTFYATDPATMSGSTKKTDAFPEIKPVKVG; this comes from the coding sequence ATGTCCGGAATTCAGGCTTTCAGCCGCAAGGACCAGACCATCGACAACGCCCGGCCGGTCTTCACGGTGCCGGTCATCAATGCCGGCAACAGCGGCGGCATTGGCGGCGGCTTCTGCCACTTCCGGAAGTGCGAGATGGAGCACACGGTTAAGGGCTATAACGAAATCCTCTACATCATCTCTGGCAAGATGAGCCTGCGTCAGGGCGACAAGCGCTGGAATGTAGGGCCCGGTGATATCCTGTGGATCCCCAAGGACACCAAGTTCGTTTACGAAGCCGGTGACGAGATGTGCGTGACCTTCTACGCCACCGACCCGGCCACCATGTCTGGGTCGACCAAAAAGACCGATGCCTTCCCGGAGATCAAGCCGGTCAAGGTCGGCTGA